One Anatilimnocola floriformis genomic window, AGTCAGCGGCCAGCTTGGCAGCCGCGGTGCGAACCTTGTCGGAGCCCGACAAGATGCCCGGCAGCGCCGGCTTGAGGGCATTCACGGCGAGATCAGCCGAGCGACCTTCGAGCGGCCGCCAGAAGTTTGTCACGCGATCCTTGTTCGACGGCTTTTCCCAATCCTTCAGCATGCTGAGGGCTTCGAGCCGCATGGCTTCCGGGGCGTCTTTGCGAGCAGCGAAGTTGGCCACTGCGACAGCGTTTTCTGCCGTGCCGAGGCGGAAGTTGGCATTCAGTACACGGCGGAGGAGCGGATCATCAGTCGAGGGACGCGTGATCAGCGCGGCGAGCTTCGGCAGCGCTTCGTTGATCGGCAGATCGTGAATCGCGCGAGCGGCTTCGAGCACAATTTTCGGATCGTTGTCATTCAAATAGCTCGCGAGCTCGGGCGAATTGTGCCGACGGAGCGCGAGCACCACGCCGAGTCGAGCAGCGGGAGTCGCGCCTTGGCTGGCTGCGATCAGTTGGTCAACCTTTTCCGTCGAGCCGGTCAGGCCCATCACCGCGCCGTGGCGGAGAACGGCGTCTTGGTTGTCGTTCTTCGAGAGCAAATCGAGCAGCGCGGGAATCGCGGCAGGCTTGTGCAAGTTGCCGAGAGCGACCGCGGCGAAGTATTGCACGCGCGGTTCGCTGTCCTTCAGCAAGCCGATGAGCTTGTCGTAGGCACCGAGGTATTTCGTTTCACCGAGGAGCTTGGCCGTTTGGGCGCGAACTTCGGCGTCATCGGCTGCGAGCAAATCGACGAGCGGAGCCAGCAGGCCGGTCAATTCTTTTTGACGACGAGTGATTTGACCAATGCCCCAGATCGCATGAATGCGAGCGAGAGTTGAATCACCCTTCAGGGCCACTTCACGCAGCGTGGTCGATTCCGCGCGGTCGACCAGTTGGAACTGAGCTTCCTGACGAATGCGGCGATCGGGATGCGCGAGCAGCTTCTTCAGTTCATCGACGCTCTGCTTCGCCAAACCTTCGGCGAGGAGCTTTTTCACTTGCAGCGAGAGTTCGCTCTTGGCGATTTCTTCCGAATAGAAGCGATGGATGCGGCCTTTCCCTTCGCCGTTCCAGCCGTTCACCCAGTCGCTGACATACACGCTGCCATCGGGGCCGAACTCGACGTCGGTGGCGAGGACGCTCCAAATCGTTTGCTCGGCATCGGTCATTTCAAACGACGCGCCCTTCGGCTTGAGCTTGAAGGTCCGCACACCACTGTTGCCCGGTCCGCCGCGGAAATCGCAGAGGAAGAACCGGCCTTTGAAGTGATCCGGCAAACCAGTCCCCGGATAATAGGCCAGCCCCGAAGGACCATCGGCAAAGTTCAAAATCGGCGGCAAGATGTAAGCCGGTTGATCGACGTTTTGCGGGTGCCAGATCTTTTCACGATTGAACGGGCCGCGATCGGGCAGGTACTGATATTCCATCCGCCAACCAGTGTCGCCACCTTCGACAACATAAACCCAGCGGGCGCGGTCGCCGCTGTCGCTGTTGTTGTCGCCAGTGAAGAGATTGCCGTAATCGTCGAAGGCCAGTTCTTGTGGATTCCGCAGGCCGGTCGCGAACATCTCGAGGTTCGAGCCATCGAGATCGCATCGCAGCACGGCGCCGCTATTGGGATTGATCAGATGCTTCCCTTCCTTGGTCGTCACGTTCAAACCGCGATCGCCGATGCTGAAATAGAGGCGGCCATCGGGCCCAAGGATCAAGCCGTGCATGTCGTGGCCGCGGAACGCATACCGCACGCCGTAGCCATTCGACAGCGACTCGCGCACCTCAGCCACGCCGTCGCCATCGAGATCCTTCATCATCCACAGGTGCGGGATGTTGGTGTAATAAACGTTGCCGCGATACTCGAGCACGCCAGCGCCGGTGCCATCGACAATCTGATTGAAACGATCTACGAACACCGTCGCTTTGTCAGCCTTGCCGTCGCCATCGGTATCGGTCACCAGGCGAATGCGATCGTCATGTTTGGTGTATTCGTTGGCCTTTTCCTTGAGGTGCTTCTTGACGTAGGCGAGACGATCTTCGACGGTCATTGCGGCGAGATCATCGTCGAGCCAATGGCCGTGGCTGCGATTGTCTTCGACACCTTTGCTCTGCCGAAAGGTTTCGCAAACAAAGACGCGGCCTTTGCTGTCGACCGTGAACGCCACGGGATTAGCAATGAGCGGTTCGGCGGCGAAGAGTTGCCGCTGCAAACCTTCGGGGACTTTAAAGCCCTTCAGCGCTTGCTCGCCTTCATTCGATTCGCCAGCAATCTTCGGCGTCTCGGCAGGCGCCGGAGCATCGGCGGGAACGGCGAGGAGATTACTAGCGATACACAGCATGAGCGCCGAAAAAATGAGCGCACAGAACCAGCGAGCAACCATAACAATTCTCGGGAAAGAGCCGCATACGAGCGGCGAGCAAAGGAAGCCGGTGGGAAGCCCACAAGTGGATCTTGTGGACCGATCAAGGCGAGTCCTGCATCTTACTTGCGTCGAAAAAGAATGACAATGAGCGCCGCGGCATCCCGCAGGTGACTCTGGTGGTTCTGTGAGACTAGAATAGAAAGCGATGAGCACCATCCCCACGCTTCCGACGTCCTCAGGCACCGAACGCGTGCCTCTGACGCTAGTCGACCTGGCCAATCGTTTCGGCGAGATTCCACCGGCACGGATCTGTATGGATCCGCCCCCCGGCGAAGCAACCGAAGCCGATTTGCTGCACTACAGCGATCATGACAACCGCTTGTTTGAACTGGTTGATGGCACCTTGATCGAGAAGACCATGGGCACCTTTGAAGCTCTGGTGGCGTTGACCATCGCCACCGCACTCAACAATTATCTAAAGACAAATCGGTTGGGCGTTGCTCTCGGCTCCGACGGCCAGCTCAAAATCAAACCGGATTTGATCCGAGTGCCCGACGTTTGCTTCATCTCGAGAGAACGACTGAAGGCAAGCGACTTTCTTAAGGTCGCCATCGCCTCGGTCTCACCTAATCTTGCAATTGAGGTGATCAGTCGTAGCAATAGCAAGCGAGAGATGAGCGAAAAGCTCAACGAGTACTTCGAAACAGGCACCGAAGAAGTCTGGTACGTTTATCCAGAGAAAAAGGAACTGCATCAATACACCGCGATCGATCAGTGTCAGGTGATGCAAGAAAACGAGGCCGTTACGTCATCGCGATTGCTCCCTGGATTTTCGCTGTTAATCGCCAGTATTTTTGTCGATCCGCTCGCGGATGAACCAACCGCTTCCTCTGGACCACAAGGTTAGATGCATGGCGGGGCGAGAATGTCCGCAGTGTGGCGAAGCCCTCATGGGGGCCGTCAATCGCTGTTGGAAATGCGGCATCGATCTGCGGGCCGAGTCGCGGCCTGGCATGCCCCCCGTTTCGCGCAATGCGTTCGAGCCAATCGTCGTTGCCGAACTCGCGCCAGAGCCTGCGCCAGCCCCAGTCGTCGCGCCGGCGGTTTCCGATCCCGCCCAGCCAGTTGCCGCAGCCGCCGGGGTCGAAACGCCGCCGCTCGAGTTCGGGCCGAATGGCTCGCTCCTGCGACGCGGTTCGCCGTTTGCTGCTGGTTCGCTCTTGTTGCCGCCGCAGCAGTTGCAGGAATTCGCCGGCCAATCGCCGAAAATGACGCCTTCGCGGCAGCAAGCCTATGCCTCCAACGGCGGCGCCATCGCAGCTTTGGCCCTCGGCATCTTCGGCGTGATCCTCGCGCCGATGCGTTTCGAAGGGGCGATTGTCGGCGTCATTGGCCTGGGAATGGGCATTTGGGGTCTGTATTCGCAGCGCCGCGGCTGGGCCCTGGCCGGCCTCATTCTCTGCTGCCTGGCCATCGCCATCGGCATGTACACCGGTGTGTTCTGGCTGTTCCGCTACACCAAGCAAGCCACGCCCTGGGATTACTAGCTCGCGTACCCACTCGGCGAACGGCATGCGTGTAAATCAGAATTAACAAGCGAGAAAATTGCAATCTTGCGAAAAAATTAAGATATTTATGACGTTATATGTGGAATATCGAGATTCACCGCATTAGAATGTTTTCCATGTCGATTAATACGCGTTCAAGATGAATCGCGTGCGGGTGCAATCGAACGTCGTGGCTGGCCAGAGGCAACGACGTGGTAGAGAGTGGCCAGAAATGGCAGAGATTGAGAACAGCGCGACCTTCCTCCAGAATTTTTCTGGACGCGTGCGCTTGTTTCCATTTCCGAATCTCGTCCTCTTTCCGCACACCATTCAGCCGCTCCACATCTTCGAGCCGCGATATCTGGAAATGGTCGACGAAGCGCTCGCCACCGATCAACTGATCGCTCCGGTCTGGCTGCAGCCTGGCTGGGAACGATCGTACGACGCCCGGCCACCAATCGCGCCGGTTGCTTGTCTCGGCCGGATCCTGTCGCATCAGCGACATGCCGATGGCCGGGTCAACTTGCTGTTGCAAGGCCTCCGCCGCGCTGCCATTCGCCGCGAACTGCCGGCCACTCGCGCCTTTCGCCAGGCCGAGGTCGATGTGCTCGACGATTTTTATCCTTCGTCAGGTGCACCACGACGTCATCAATTGCAACAAGCATTGATCGATCTCACCCGCGAACTGCTGCCCGAACGCAACGCCCTCAACGATCAGTTCGATGAACTGCTCGCCAACCCCAGTTCGCTCGGCTTGATGACCGACGTGCTGGCCTTTGGTCTCGGCATGCCCCTGGCCATCAAACAGCAGTTGCTCGCCGATTGGAATGTCGATCGCCGCGCCCGGTTGTTGCTCGAAAAGCTCAAGGCCATGCAACTCACCACGCCGGCCAGCGGCCCCGAGCTGCTGCCGCCGTTCAGTTTAAACTGAGTTTCGCACTCAACTCCGAATAATAGTGGTCCTCGAAAGCTAGTTCCCTCTCCCTGGTTCGCTGGGGAGAGGGAATAATGCTTTCATGGCGGCCGTTTTGTGCCGCTCGTTTCGGACTAGTCTCTTTCGGACCATAGCATGTCGATGCAGCCCATCTCGCGCGAACTCCTCCTTCAACAACTGCAGTGGCGATATGCCACCAAGCGTTTCGATCCCACTCGCCCGATCAGCGCTGAAGATTGGGCCGTGCTCGCCGAAGTGCTCGTCCTCACGCCCTCTTCGTTCGGGCTGCAGCCGTGGAAGTTTTGGGTGGTGACCAATCCAGAGGTGAAAGCCCAACTGCTGCACCACTCGTGGAAGCAGTCGCAGATTGTCGATGGCTCGCACTTGGTTGTGATGGCCGCCAAGAAGGATCTGTCGGCTGACGATGTCGATCGTCACGTCGCTCGCGTTTGTGAAATCCGCAACGAGCCGCTGGAAAAGCACGCCGGCTATCGGAAGTCGATGATCCGCGCCCTCGTGCCGCCGCCGGCTGGCTTCGATATCAATGAGTGGGCCGCGAAGCAGGTCTACATCGCTCTCGGCAACTTCATGACCGCTGCCGCCGTGATGGGCATCGACACTTGCCCGATGGAAGGCATCGTGCCAGCCGAGTACGACGCGGTCTTGGGGATCGCCGAGCAAGGCTACAAAACCGTCGTGGCCTGTGTCGCTGGCTACCGCGCCGCCGATGACAAATATGCCGTCACGCCGAAGGTACGGTTCGCGACCAGCGATGTGGTCGTGGAAGTCTAGCTCGCGGTTTTCGGCCCCACTGCCGCCGCCAAGCGCGCAAGCAGCGCCTCATCGTGCCGCCAGGTCAGGCTCACCCGTAGTAGCGACTGTCCTGCCGGCACGCTCGGCGGCCGAATGCCGGGCACAAGAAATCCAAGCTCGCGTAGTTTCGCTGCTCGGCGCATCGTTTCTCCCGGATCACCAATCCGCAGCGGAATGATTTGACTGCCGCGCTCCGGCATCGGCCAACCTTGGGCGCGAAATTGCTCGCGCAATTGTTCGGCGCGAGCTAGTAACTCGTGCCGTCGCTGCGGCTGATCATGCACAATCTTGAGCGCTTCCAATCCCGTAGCAGCGACGAGTTCAGGGCCTGCAGTCGAAAAGAAATACGACCGCGCGCGATTGGCGAGAAAATCGATCAGCCGTTGCTCGCCGACCACAAACCCGCCATGCGAACCAAGGGCCTTGCTGAGCGTGCCGACGCGAATGTGAACGGCTCGCTCGACGCCGAAGTGCTCGCTCGCGCCGCGGCCGTTCTCGCCGAAGACGCCGGTCGCGTGGGCTTCGTCGACCAGCAGCATCGCGCCGTGTTGCTCTGCGAGTTCGGCGATTCGATCGAGCGGAGCCAGATCGCCATCCATGCTGAACAGGCCGTCGGTCGCGATCAGCTTGCGACCCGGGGATTTCGTGGCTGCGAGCAGCTCGCGCAGATGATCGACATCGCAGTGGCGATAGACAATCGTCTTCGCGCCCGACAAACGACAGCCATCGATGATGCTTGCGTGATTCAGTGCATCGCTGAAGATCGTGTCGTCCTTGCCCATCAGCGCCGCGATCGTGCCGCTGTTCGCCGCATAGCCAGTGGGAAATAGCAGCGCGGCTGCAGTGCCTTCGAACTTCGCCAGCTGCTGTTCCAGCGCCGCATGCAGCGATCCGCGGCCAGTGACGAGCGGGCTAGCGCCGGCGCCCCAGCCAATCTCCCGCGCAGTGATCAGGTGCGCCTCGGTCAGCAGCGTTCCGGCAATGCCCAGATAATCGTTCGAGCCAAAATTGGCATACTCCCGGCCGTTGAGCACGATCCGCTCACCGCGCTGCGGCGATTCACGAACAGCCAGTGTCCGTAGCAAATCGGCTTGCCGCAGCTGCTGCAGATCATCGTCGATCCAGGAAAGTACGTCGCGCATAGAGGGTCTTTGGCGATCCTTCTTTTGGAGGGGCTTGCGGGCCGTTTATTCGCTTCACCAAAGGCTATTTCTATCGCATTTGGTCCTGTTTTTCAGCCGTCCGATCTTTTCAGGTGCGGTGGGAATCCCTATATTCATGGATTCCCCAAAAGATCCCCCTCATTCTGAATCAGTCCGTGGGTTGATGTCATGGCCAAAAGCAAGAAAAAAGCCGAAGTAGTGTTCCTGGTGTGCGAAGAGACCGGCGACATCAACTACATCCTCCGTCGTAAGCCTGGTGGCGAAAAGCTGAAGCTCAAAAAATACAGCGCTCGTCTCCGCAAGCACACGCTGCACGTTGAGAAGAAGAAGTAGTAGTTTGCCGCCAAACGTATAGTCGCTCGCATTCCGTGCTGCGAAAAACCACGCGGAGCGTGGTTGCTACACTCTACTGGCGATCTCTGGCACTGGCGGTATGATTGACCGGTGCCTTCAGCCCTGTTGTTAACGGGGCTTCTTAAGAACTCAGTACGGAAGCTGTCTCATGCGCAGTACTACTGGCGGCGGGCTGCGCAAACGCTGGCGACTCAGTCCCTTTGATGCGGGACGAATCGCTCAGCTGCAACAAGCTGCCAGCGTTCCGCCGATTGTCGCGCAGCTGTTGCTCGCCCGCGGCGTGTACGATCCCGCTGCCGCCCGCATGTTTCTCGACGCCAAGCTTTCCGGCCTGCGCGACCCCGAATTGTTGCCCGGCGCCGCCGCTGCCGCCGACCGCGTTCACTCGGCCATCGCCGGCCGGCGAAAGATCGTCATCTATGGCGACTACGATGCCGACGGCATGACCGGCGCCTCCATCCTCCTCAGCTGCTTGAAGATTCTCGGCGCCGATTGCTCGTACTACGTGCCGAATCGCCTGGAGGAAGGCTACGGCTTGAACTGCGAAGCCCTCCGCAACCTGCGTGAGCGTGGCGCTCAGCTCGTCGTTTCGGTCGACTGCGGCGTGACCAGTGTCGCTGAGGCCGAGCTGGCCAAAGAGATCGGCCTGGAGCTGATCATCACCGACCATCACGAGTTTGCCGAACGCGTGCCCGATGCGGCCGGGCTCGTCCATCCGCGCTTGCCCGGCAGTGCTTATCCCTTCGGCGGTTTGTGTGGCGCGGGAGTCGCGCTCAAGCTCGCCTGGGCCATCTGCCAGCGCGCCAGCCAGGCCAAGAAAGTCACCGAGCCGCTGCGAAACTTTCTACTCAGCGCCGTCGGTCTCGCCGCGATCGGCACGATCGCCGATATGGTGCCGCTTGTCGATGAAAATCGCATCCTCGCCCGCCATGGCCTAGTGAGTTTGAAATTCAATGCGTCGGTCGGCTTGCAAGCGCTGATGCAGGTTTGCAAACTCACCGACAAAGCGCAACTTAGCAGCGAAGACATTGGCTTTTCGATCGCGCCGCGGCTGAACGCCGCCGGCCGCTTCGGCCAGGCCCAGCTGGCGGTCGAACTGCTCACCACCGACAACCGCACGCGGGCTCAGCAGCTGGCTGAATACATTCACGAGCTGAATAACAGCCGGGAAAGTCTTGAACGCAGCATTCAACTGGCGGCGACCAAGCAAGCCAAGGAAGAGTTCGATCCCGAGAACGACGGCGCGCTGGTCCTCGCCGGCAAGGGTTGGCACCCGGGCGTCGTCGGCCTCGTCGCTGGCCGGCTCGCCGAAAAGTTTGGCGTGCCGGTGGTGATGATTTCGCTCGATGCTGCCGGCGTGAAACCGGGCGTTGGTTCGGCTCGTTCGCCGAGTGGTCTCAATCTTCATCAGGCCCTCACCGCGTGCAGCGAACACTTGCTCGCCCACGGCGGACACGCCGCTGCTGCCGGCCTCAAGATCGAAGAGAATCGCATCGACGCCTTCCGCGGCGCGTTCCTCGACTATGCTGCCGCCGAATCCAGTTCAGGCCAGCGTGGCGCTGAGCTTCGCATCGACGCCGAAGGTCCCTTCTGTCAGCTGACTGCCGAGGTCGTTCGGCAGATCGAATCGCTCGCGCCCTTTGGCATGGGCAATCCGCGGCCGATCCTCTCAGCCACCGGCGTCACCCTCACCGAACCACCCAAGCGTATCGGCGGTGGTGAACGCCACATCTCGTTGCGACTATCGCACCAGCGCACACCGATGCGCTGCGTCGGCTTCGGCTTTGGCGACGACTGCGAACAGCTGGCCGCCACCAATGGTCCGATCGACATCGCCTTCAAGCCGGTCATCAACGAATATCGCGGCATGCAAAAAGTCGAAGTCCAACTCGTCGACTGGCGACCCTCCGAAAGCCCGGCAAGCACGCCGCTCATCAAAGAAGCGGCGCTGCCCTTCTAGAGTCTCATTGTCGTTGTTCACTTCGTGAACGATGGGTTGAAGTGAACCAACCGCGCGCCGCCGAAAGAGCGCCAGCGACTTTCGGCACTTCGGCGAGTGGAAGTAACGGCGCGCGGCAGCAGACCTACCTCCATTCACCGGACACGGAGTGTGCGGCGACAATAGGTCAACCCGCCCAATGCTGGCGATGCTAATACTTTCTGAATAGTAAGGTTTTGATCTACTCGAAGATTGCATTGTGTTAAGATGTCGGCCTCGTTTGGGTTTCTCTCTCCCCCAAATCAGGATCGCATCATGCAGGTCTGGTCACGGTTTGTGTCACCGGCTCGGTCGCGACGCGTTACGCGCAGGGCGGCCTTCACGCTCGTCGAGTTGTTAGTCGTCATTGCGATTATCGGCGTGTTGGTGGCCCTTTTATTGCCAGCGGTGCAGGCGGCCCGCGAAGCTTCGCGGCGGGTGAAGTGTCAGAATCATCTGCGACAGGTCGCGCTCGGGGTGCATAATTTCTCCGACACGCAAGGCTTTCTGATGCCGGCTCGGATTGATTATCAATACTTGGGTTGGCCGGTGATGTTGCTGCCGTATATCGAGCAAAACAATCTGTATGAGCAATTCAATTTGAAGACGATGGTGTCGACGCAATCACCAGCGGCGATGAAGATTTCAGTGCCCATTTATGTCTGTCCTTCGCGGCACAGTCCGGGTCAGCAATCAAAGCAATTCAACGCGGCTGGCACGGGCATGAATGGCGCGGTGGGAGACTATGCGACGGTCGACGGCATTAGCGGCGACGATCCGCCGTATCGCCGCGAGAGCGCGGCGGGAATGCTCATCAACTGCATCGGCAATGTGAACTCGTGGAAGAGTCAGACGCGGTTCGCGACGATCACCGATGGTTTGAACAACACGCTGATGTTCGGCGAAAAGCACATTCTGCATTCCTCGATATTGACGGAAGATCCCGGCGGCGATGGTCCGATTCTCGGCAGCTATGCCTATTCATGCATGCGCGTCGCCGGCGGCAGAAACTTCGGCGCCACGCCGACCTGGCCGATCGCCAAAGGAATTTACGACACGGTCGGCGGCCAACATCAGGTCGTGTTCGGCAGCGCTCATGCCGGCGGCTCGGCCAACTTTGCCTGGGGCGATGGCAGCATTCGGCCGCTCCAGCCGAGTGTTGATTGCGTGACGCTGTCGCACCTGGCGACGCGTGATGACGGCGGCGTGCCGCCCGGGCCGTATTAATTGTGAGTTGAGGGGCCGATGCGCGATCGCTTTTGCTGCTGGTTCTCGTTTTTCATTCTCAGCGCAATCCTTACCGGTTGCGGTTCAAGCGGCCCGCGCACTTATCGCATTCCTGGCCAACTCGTCTACGACGACGGCACGCCGGTGCCGGGTGCTTCCGTCGTTTTGCAAACCAAGGTCGACGACAAAGTGATCTCCGCCCGCGGCATGGTTGGCCTGGAGGGGAAATTTGAACTGACGACGTTCCACGAAGGAGACGGTGTGGTGGCCGGCGAACATCAGGTCGCCATCTCAGCGATCCCAGTTCCCGACGGTGTGAAGCCACCGCCGCCAATCCCGCCCCGCTACGGAACCTTCGAAACTTCGGGACTAACGACGAGCGTGACACCCAGCACGAAGCTGATCGAAATCAAGATCGTGCGCGGCAAGTAAATCAAACAGACCTGGCTGCCAGTTACACCTTCACTGGCTTTTGCTTCTTCACCGACTCTTGCTGCTTGAGCGCGAGGACCACGGCGTCGCGGGCCAGATCGCCGCCGAGGATGGCGCTCGGCTTGTTGGCTTTCAAGCAACTGACGACTTCTTTGATCTCGGCTTCGAAGGCCGCCAGCATCGGATCGCCAGCAGGGAGTTCAGGATGCTCGACCGTTCCCTTGCTATTGAGTAGCGTGAGGGGCGTAATCTGTAGCGGTTCGTCGGCGACGACGGCGAGGTTGAAATAGAGGGTCGCTTTTTCCAGATGCAGCTCAAAGCCGTGCATGAACGATCGGCCTTGCTGACGGAGACAGCCGCTGGTGGCCGTGACTGCCAGCGACGGATCGGCAAAGGTGAACTGCGTGCTGAAGTACTCGGCGACATCGCCGCGCATGCGTCCCTGGCTACTGACGCTCGTCGGCAGACCGAACAGCAGGCGAATGAAATGGGCGTCATGCACATGCAGATCGAGGGCGGGTCCGCCAACTTTGGCTGGATCGTAAAAATCCTTCAGCCAGAGCGGATCGGAAATGACGCGTTCAAAATGACCGCCGAGCAACTTGCCATACTTGCCGCTGGTCACGAGCTTCCGCGCGACAACATATTCCGGCAATAGCGGCAGTACATGGCCGACGAAGATTTGCTTCTTGACCTTTTCGGCAGCCTTCACCATCTTGTCGCAATCCGCCGCCGTCAGCGCCATCGGCTTTTCGACGAACACATGTTTGCCAGCGGCGAGGGCCTGTAGCGTGGCCGAGAGATGCAGATGCGGCGGCAGGCAAAGATCGACGAGATCGATTTCGGGATCGGCAAGCAATTGAGCGTATTCGCTGTAAGCGCCCACGCCATTCAGATCGACTTGTT contains:
- a CDS encoding Gfo/Idh/MocA family protein yields the protein MIRVGLVGIGFMGWIHYLAYQKSKGVKLAAICSRDDKKLAGDWRDIKGNFGPPGEQVDLNGVGAYSEYAQLLADPEIDLVDLCLPPHLHLSATLQALAAGKHVFVEKPMALTAADCDKMVKAAEKVKKQIFVGHVLPLLPEYVVARKLVTSGKYGKLLGGHFERVISDPLWLKDFYDPAKVGGPALDLHVHDAHFIRLLFGLPTSVSSQGRMRGDVAEYFSTQFTFADPSLAVTATSGCLRQQGRSFMHGFELHLEKATLYFNLAVVADEPLQITPLTLLNSKGTVEHPELPAGDPMLAAFEAEIKEVVSCLKANKPSAILGGDLARDAVVLALKQQESVKKQKPVKV